The Mangrovivirga cuniculi genomic sequence ATCGTTTGCCTGAACAAGTGGTTCCTGACCGAATTTCTCTTCTTTTGGCTTTCCTACGTACAAATGAGACACCAGCGACTTTCTTTCAAGTTTGGTTATATCTTTTGCGTCAGGAAGCTTTTGTTCAACTAAAAGCTTATCCTGCCTGATAACTGTTGTAACCATAAAAAAGAACAGAAGCATAAAAATAATATCCGGTAATGCAGCAGTCGGAATGTCCTGTTTAGCTTTGTTTCTCTTTCTGAATTTTGACATATCAACC encodes the following:
- a CDS encoding ExbD/TolR family protein, with product MSKFRKRNKAKQDIPTAALPDIIFMLLFFFMVTTVIRQDKLLVEQKLPDAKDITKLERKSLVSHLYVGKPKEEKFGQEPLVQANDAFVRMDELVLWVTRERDKLDEIDKNAITISLKVDQETKMGIVSDVQQELREANALKIMYNTPQLVDKEQ